A genomic window from Synechococcus sp. WH 8016 includes:
- the ruvA gene encoding Holliday junction branch migration protein RuvA, producing the protein MIGWLQGERIEHWSQGGRQGLVIACAGVGYEVQLASRYLQPLSAGTTCTVWIHQVQRDDGSSLFGFPDRRERDLFRVLISVNGVGPQVGLALLESCSAAELIEAIIDGDLRRLTQAQGVGKRTAERLAVELRDRLGAWSADQDNDRSDLSLVDRSDLKSLPIDPDPLQDLQLTLSTLGYEDLEIRRAMRAVTNGEDVPASDDGDGWLRASLRWLNRPSS; encoded by the coding sequence ATGATCGGCTGGCTACAAGGAGAACGCATCGAACACTGGAGTCAGGGCGGACGTCAGGGATTGGTTATTGCCTGCGCAGGTGTGGGCTATGAGGTACAACTGGCTTCGAGGTACCTACAACCTCTCTCCGCAGGGACAACTTGCACCGTCTGGATTCATCAGGTGCAAAGGGACGATGGCTCGAGTTTGTTTGGCTTCCCAGATCGCAGAGAGAGAGATCTGTTTCGCGTTCTGATCAGCGTGAATGGGGTCGGTCCTCAAGTGGGGCTGGCGTTGCTGGAGAGCTGCAGCGCTGCCGAGTTGATTGAAGCGATCATCGATGGAGACCTGCGACGCCTCACCCAAGCGCAGGGCGTAGGCAAACGCACAGCAGAACGCCTTGCGGTGGAACTTCGCGATCGACTGGGTGCATGGAGTGCAGATCAAGACAATGATCGTTCCGACCTCTCCCTTGTGGACAGAAGTGATCTCAAATCGCTGCCGATTGATCCCGACCCCCTGCAGGATTTACAGCTCACCCTCAGCACACTCGGATATGAGGATTTAGAGATCCGCCGCGCGATGCGCGCTGTGACCAATGGAGAAGACGTCCCGGCATCGGATGACGGGGATGGGTGGTTACGCGCAAGCCTGCGTTGGTTGAACCGCCCTTCGTCCTAA
- the rpsO gene encoding 30S ribosomal protein S15, with protein sequence MSLDTTEKQQLINSHQTHATDTGSAEVQVAMLSERISKLSSHLQQNIHDYSSRQGLLKMIGRRKRLLGYVRGKSEQRYSDLISKLGIRG encoded by the coding sequence ATGTCGCTCGATACAACTGAAAAGCAGCAACTCATCAACAGCCACCAAACCCACGCCACCGACACCGGATCGGCAGAAGTTCAGGTCGCCATGCTGAGCGAGCGCATCTCGAAGCTCAGCAGTCATCTTCAGCAAAACATCCACGATTATTCGTCCCGCCAGGGGCTGCTCAAGATGATTGGTCGTCGCAAGCGTCTGCTTGGCTACGTCCGAGGCAAGAGTGAGCAGCGCTACAGCGATCTCATTTCTAAGCTTGGAATCCGCGGCTAA
- a CDS encoding PAM68 family protein, giving the protein MADRRNSLPFEPRRSAEGSKAQSKSKRSASQSGSSQPIPKSVANRMARRVAIATGIPSIMGMGVFVGSYFLVSRQIMDVPPGITLLASGGFFLLGLGGLSYGVLSASWEQNAGTLLGLEHIKPNIQRMRESIRAQKQT; this is encoded by the coding sequence ATGGCTGATCGACGCAACTCTCTGCCCTTCGAGCCGCGCCGGTCAGCAGAAGGATCGAAAGCACAATCCAAATCCAAACGATCTGCCTCTCAATCAGGAAGCAGTCAACCCATTCCCAAGTCTGTTGCCAACCGAATGGCACGACGCGTGGCGATCGCCACAGGCATCCCTTCAATCATGGGAATGGGTGTTTTCGTTGGAAGTTATTTCCTGGTCTCACGTCAGATCATGGATGTTCCCCCTGGGATCACCTTGCTGGCCTCTGGAGGTTTCTTTTTGTTGGGACTAGGGGGTCTCAGCTATGGCGTTTTATCAGCCAGTTGGGAACAGAATGCAGGGACCTTGCTGGGACTCGAGCACATCAAGCCCAACATCCAGAGAATGCGCGAATCCATTCGTGCTCAAAAGCAGACCTAA
- a CDS encoding DNA polymerase III subunit alpha yields the protein MAFVPLHNHSDYSLLDGASQLPQMVERAKELGMPALALTDHGVMYGAVELLKLCKGAGIKPIIGNEMYVINGSIDDPQPKKERRYHLVVLAKNATGYRNLVKLTSISHLRGMRGRGIFSRACVDKQLLKQYGEGLIVATACLGGEIPQAIMRDRLDVARDVARWYQDVFGDDFYLEIQDHGSPEDRIVNVGIVQIAKELGIRLIATNDAHYLTRNDVEAHDALLCVLTGKLISDVKRLRYTGTEYLKSEEEMSRLFADHLEPDVVLEAISNTVQVAEKVEDYDILGRYQMPRFPIPEPHTPVSYLQEVTEQGLRNRLEIDSETAIDPIYGDRLSHELKIMEQMGFPTYFLVVWDYIRFAREQGIPVGPGRGSAAGSLVAYALGITNIDPVKNGLLFERFLNPERKSMPDIDTDFCIERRGEVIDYVTRRYGEDKVAQIITFNRMTSKAVLKDVARVLDIPYGDADRLAKLIPVVRGKPAKLAAMIGEESPNPEFREKYKKDPVVKRWVDMAMRMEGTNKTYGVHAAGVVIAADPLDELVPLQRNNDGQVITQYFMEDVESMGLLKMDFLGLKNLTMIDKTLELVATTIGERVDPDKLPLEDPETYALLARGDLEGIFQLESTGMRQIVRDLKPSSLEDISSILALYRPGPLDAGLIPKFINRKHGREAIDFAHHSIEPILQETYGIMVYQEQIMKIAQDMAGYSLGEADLLRRAMGKKKVSEMQKHRGIFVQGASDRGVDKKIADELFDQMVLFAEYCFNKSHSTAYGAVTYQTAYLKAHYPVAYMAALLTVNAGASDKVQRYISNCNAMGIEVMPPDINASGIDFTPKGDRILFGLSAVRNLGDGAIRAVIGSRESEGPFQSLADLCDRLPSAVLNRRSMESLIHCGAMDALEPEANRAQLMADLDLLLDWATSRAKDRASGQGNLFDLMAASSEGADEAGTDLSLAPKAPPVKDYHPTEKLRLEKDLVGFYLSDHPLKQLTAPAKLLAPIGLGSLEEQADKAKVSAIAMVSEMRQVTTRKGDRMAVLTLEDLTGSCEAVVFPKSYARLADHLMAEARLLVWAAVDRRDERVQLIVDDCRAIDDLRLLMVELDPEQASDVAVQHKLRECLQAYRPDQEQLGVRVPVVAAVRQGNTVRYVRLGPQFCVRDASEAALHLQEKSFNVTCSEPLLN from the coding sequence ATGGCATTTGTTCCCCTTCACAACCACAGCGATTACAGCCTTTTGGACGGCGCCTCGCAGCTTCCTCAGATGGTTGAACGTGCCAAAGAGTTAGGGATGCCGGCACTGGCACTCACGGATCACGGCGTGATGTACGGAGCCGTAGAGCTTCTCAAGTTGTGCAAAGGAGCAGGCATCAAGCCGATCATCGGCAATGAGATGTATGTCATCAACGGTTCCATTGATGACCCTCAACCTAAGAAGGAGCGCCGATATCACCTCGTGGTGCTGGCGAAGAATGCCACTGGTTACCGCAACTTGGTGAAGCTCACCAGCATCAGCCACCTGCGTGGAATGCGAGGGCGAGGAATTTTTTCCCGTGCCTGTGTTGATAAACAATTGCTGAAGCAATATGGCGAAGGTTTAATCGTTGCCACCGCTTGCCTTGGTGGTGAAATTCCTCAGGCGATTATGCGTGATCGTCTGGATGTAGCCCGTGATGTGGCCCGTTGGTATCAGGACGTCTTTGGCGATGATTTTTACCTGGAAATTCAGGACCACGGCTCACCTGAAGATCGCATTGTCAATGTTGGAATTGTTCAGATTGCCAAGGAACTTGGAATTCGCCTGATCGCTACCAATGATGCTCATTACCTTACGCGTAACGATGTAGAAGCGCATGACGCTTTGCTGTGTGTTCTCACCGGCAAGCTGATTAGCGATGTTAAAAGGTTGCGTTACACCGGCACAGAATATCTTAAAAGTGAAGAGGAGATGTCACGGCTCTTTGCTGACCATCTTGAGCCAGATGTGGTGTTGGAAGCAATTAGTAACACTGTACAAGTTGCAGAGAAAGTTGAGGATTACGACATTCTTGGCCGGTATCAGATGCCGCGTTTCCCAATCCCAGAGCCACACACTCCTGTGAGTTATCTCCAGGAAGTGACGGAGCAGGGTTTACGCAACCGATTGGAGATTGATTCCGAAACAGCCATTGATCCGATCTATGGAGATCGTCTCTCCCATGAATTAAAAATCATGGAACAGATGGGATTCCCTACCTATTTCCTTGTGGTGTGGGATTACATCCGCTTTGCGCGAGAGCAGGGAATTCCCGTTGGACCGGGGCGTGGATCAGCGGCGGGGTCATTGGTGGCCTATGCGCTTGGAATTACCAATATCGATCCCGTGAAGAATGGCCTGTTGTTCGAGCGATTCCTGAATCCAGAACGGAAGTCGATGCCTGATATTGACACCGACTTCTGTATCGAACGCCGGGGTGAAGTGATCGACTATGTCACGCGCCGTTATGGCGAAGACAAGGTGGCTCAGATCATTACTTTTAACCGCATGACGTCCAAGGCGGTTCTAAAAGATGTGGCAAGGGTTCTTGATATTCCCTATGGCGATGCAGATCGACTCGCAAAGTTGATTCCTGTCGTACGCGGCAAGCCAGCGAAATTGGCAGCCATGATCGGTGAGGAATCTCCCAATCCTGAATTTCGCGAAAAGTACAAGAAAGATCCTGTCGTTAAGCGTTGGGTCGACATGGCAATGCGCATGGAAGGGACGAATAAAACCTACGGAGTGCATGCTGCTGGAGTTGTGATTGCAGCGGATCCTCTGGATGAACTTGTTCCCCTGCAGAGAAATAACGATGGACAGGTTATTACTCAATATTTCATGGAAGATGTGGAGTCGATGGGGCTTCTGAAGATGGACTTCCTGGGTCTGAAAAATCTCACGATGATTGATAAAACTCTGGAGCTTGTTGCTACCACGATTGGAGAAAGAGTTGATCCAGATAAGCTTCCGCTTGAAGATCCTGAAACGTATGCCTTGCTTGCTCGTGGCGACTTAGAAGGCATTTTTCAGCTGGAATCAACGGGGATGCGTCAAATCGTTCGCGATCTCAAGCCCTCATCTTTAGAGGATATTTCCTCGATTTTGGCTCTTTATCGTCCTGGTCCTTTAGACGCAGGACTGATTCCAAAATTTATTAACCGCAAGCATGGTCGTGAGGCGATTGATTTCGCGCATCACTCGATTGAGCCGATCCTTCAAGAAACCTACGGGATCATGGTTTATCAAGAGCAAATCATGAAAATTGCTCAGGATATGGCTGGCTATTCATTGGGAGAAGCGGATTTACTTCGTCGCGCCATGGGTAAGAAAAAGGTGTCGGAAATGCAGAAACATCGTGGAATCTTTGTGCAAGGTGCTTCCGATCGTGGTGTGGATAAGAAAATCGCTGACGAACTCTTTGACCAAATGGTTCTCTTTGCTGAATACTGTTTTAACAAAAGCCACTCCACGGCCTACGGAGCTGTTACTTATCAAACTGCGTATCTAAAAGCGCATTATCCGGTGGCTTACATGGCCGCCTTGCTCACAGTGAATGCTGGAGCCAGCGACAAAGTTCAACGCTATATCTCCAATTGCAACGCAATGGGCATCGAAGTGATGCCTCCAGATATCAATGCATCTGGGATTGATTTCACTCCTAAGGGTGATCGCATCCTGTTTGGGTTGTCAGCTGTTCGCAATCTTGGTGATGGCGCGATTCGCGCCGTGATTGGCTCTAGGGAATCAGAGGGGCCATTCCAATCCCTTGCTGATCTCTGTGATCGTCTTCCCTCTGCGGTGCTTAATCGCAGAAGTATGGAGTCGCTGATCCATTGCGGAGCGATGGATGCTCTTGAGCCCGAGGCGAATCGGGCTCAACTGATGGCTGATTTAGACCTTCTTCTTGATTGGGCTACGTCCAGGGCCAAAGATCGCGCCAGCGGACAGGGCAACTTGTTTGATTTGATGGCAGCGTCCAGTGAGGGCGCTGATGAGGCAGGAACTGACCTCAGCTTGGCGCCCAAGGCTCCTCCGGTGAAGGATTACCACCCCACTGAAAAGCTCAGGCTTGAGAAGGACCTTGTTGGTTTCTATCTCTCCGATCACCCGTTAAAACAGCTCACTGCTCCGGCGAAACTTTTGGCCCCTATCGGCCTCGGCAGTTTGGAAGAACAAGCCGACAAAGCCAAGGTCAGTGCGATTGCGATGGTGAGTGAGATGCGTCAGGTCACCACTCGCAAAGGGGATCGAATGGCGGTGTTGACCTTGGAAGACCTCACTGGATCCTGTGAAGCGGTGGTCTTCCCTAAAAGCTATGCCCGTTTGGCTGATCACCTGATGGCGGAGGCTCGTTTGTTGGTTTGGGCCGCCGTGGATCGCCGCGACGAGCGGGTCCAATTGATCGTGGATGACTGTCGAGCGATTGATGATCTGCGTTTACTGATGGTGGAACTTGATCCAGAACAGGCCAGTGATGTGGCTGTACAACACAAATTGCGCGAATGCCTTCAGGCCTACCGCCCAGATCAGGAACAGTTAGGCGTCAGAGTCCCGGTTGTTGCCGCAGTGCGCCAAGGAAATACGGTTCGTTATGTGCGTCTTGGACCACAATTTTGTGTTCGCGATGCCTCTGAAGCCGCTCTTCATCTTCAAGAGAAGTCCTTCAACGTGACATGCAGCGAACCTCTCCTGAATTAA
- the gatA gene encoding Asp-tRNA(Asn)/Glu-tRNA(Gln) amidotransferase subunit GatA, with the protein MAIAEWRQQLERGEVSARELTDHHLARIEAVDPSVHAFLEVTADRARADADRLDEARAAGEDLPPLAGVPVAIKDNLCTKGIRTTCSSRMLESFVPPYESTVTDRLWRAGAVLIGKTNLDEFAMGGSTETSAFGPTANPWNTGHVPGGSSGGSAAAVAAGECMASLGSDTGGSIRQPASFCGVVGLKPTYGRVSRYGLVAFASSLDQVGPFATSVSDAAELLQAIAGEDPRDSTCLKAPVPNYRDRLGRSVSGLRIGVVRECFDQEGLDPQVKASVLAAADLLQSLGAELVDVSCPRFNDGIATYYVIAPSEASANLARYDGVKYGFRAEDASSLAAMTAQSRAEGFGSEVQRRILIGTYALSAGYVDAYYRKAQQVRTLIRRDFETAFASVDVLLTPTAPSTAFAAGAHADDPLAMYLADLLTIPANLAGLPAINVPCGFDSEGLPIGVQLIGNVLEEPLLLQVAHQYEQSADVMARRPEGSFIPA; encoded by the coding sequence ATGGCGATTGCCGAGTGGCGTCAGCAACTTGAACGCGGTGAAGTCTCCGCCAGGGAGCTAACTGATCATCATCTGGCCCGAATCGAGGCAGTTGATCCAAGTGTCCATGCCTTTTTGGAGGTCACAGCCGATCGAGCTCGCGCGGATGCGGATCGCTTGGATGAAGCGCGAGCGGCAGGAGAGGACCTGCCTCCCTTAGCGGGTGTGCCAGTCGCCATCAAGGACAACCTCTGTACAAAAGGAATTCGCACAACCTGCTCCAGCCGGATGCTGGAGTCCTTTGTTCCGCCCTATGAATCCACCGTGACTGATCGCCTCTGGCGCGCAGGAGCGGTTCTGATCGGAAAGACCAATTTGGATGAGTTCGCCATGGGCGGCTCAACCGAAACATCCGCCTTTGGACCAACCGCCAATCCTTGGAATACGGGCCACGTGCCTGGAGGCAGTTCTGGGGGAAGTGCAGCAGCCGTCGCCGCAGGCGAATGCATGGCCTCCCTGGGGTCCGATACAGGTGGATCCATCCGACAGCCAGCATCCTTCTGTGGCGTGGTGGGTTTAAAGCCCACTTATGGCCGTGTGAGTCGTTATGGGTTGGTGGCCTTTGCCAGCTCGCTGGACCAAGTGGGTCCCTTTGCGACATCCGTCTCGGATGCAGCTGAACTGCTGCAAGCGATCGCTGGGGAAGATCCGCGAGATTCCACCTGCCTCAAGGCTCCTGTGCCCAATTACCGCGATCGTCTCGGACGCTCCGTGAGTGGGCTTCGTATCGGAGTGGTGCGCGAGTGCTTTGACCAGGAAGGACTCGACCCGCAGGTCAAAGCGTCGGTGCTTGCCGCCGCCGATCTCTTGCAGTCTCTAGGGGCCGAGCTCGTGGATGTGAGCTGCCCTCGTTTTAACGACGGCATCGCCACGTATTACGTCATCGCCCCATCCGAAGCCTCAGCCAATTTGGCTCGCTACGACGGCGTGAAATACGGCTTCCGAGCTGAGGATGCCTCCAGCCTTGCTGCGATGACGGCGCAAAGCCGAGCCGAAGGCTTTGGTAGTGAGGTGCAACGGCGCATCTTGATTGGCACCTATGCCCTTTCCGCTGGGTATGTGGACGCTTACTACCGCAAGGCCCAGCAGGTTCGTACCTTGATCCGTCGGGACTTCGAGACGGCCTTTGCCTCCGTGGATGTGTTGTTAACCCCCACGGCTCCGTCCACAGCCTTTGCCGCTGGTGCCCATGCAGACGATCCCTTGGCGATGTACCTGGCGGATCTACTGACGATTCCTGCCAATTTGGCGGGTCTACCGGCCATCAACGTGCCTTGTGGATTCGACAGCGAGGGGCTGCCGATCGGGGTTCAACTGATTGGCAATGTGCTCGAGGAACCTTTGCTTCTCCAAGTGGCCCACCAGTACGAGCAGAGTGCGGATGTGATGGCCCGACGCCCCGAGGGCAGCTTTATCCCTGCTTGA
- a CDS encoding DUF1816 domain-containing protein, whose amino-acid sequence MSPLIRPLRSLANGLGFAWWARVQTHGPDVTYWFGPFVTKNGLEQVLPAFLDDLSSEAPSSIDHSVLRCRRSEPLTINGQG is encoded by the coding sequence ATGAGCCCCTTGATCAGGCCCCTGCGCAGTCTCGCCAATGGCCTCGGCTTTGCATGGTGGGCTCGTGTCCAGACCCATGGGCCTGATGTCACCTATTGGTTCGGCCCCTTTGTCACCAAGAATGGTCTCGAGCAAGTGCTCCCAGCCTTTCTCGATGACCTTTCTTCAGAAGCACCTTCGTCAATTGATCATTCGGTTCTGCGTTGCCGTAGATCGGAACCGCTAACAATCAACGGTCAAGGCTGA